The Kroppenstedtia pulmonis genome has a segment encoding these proteins:
- the pyrR gene encoding bifunctional pyr operon transcriptional regulator/uracil phosphoribosyltransferase PyrR, translating to MVAPEKTILDEAAIRRALTRIAHEIIERNKGVSDSILVGIRTRGIYLARRLAERIRQIEGEEVPVGELDITLYRDDLSEKGAQPEVRDSDIPFEIQGKSVVLVDDVLYTGRTVRAAMDALIDRGRPNTIQLAVLVDRGHRELPIRADYVGKNVPTSKSEIIAVMVSEIDRNDGVFLQKT from the coding sequence ATGGTAGCCCCGGAAAAGACGATCCTGGATGAAGCGGCAATCAGACGGGCGTTAACTCGAATTGCTCATGAAATTATCGAACGGAACAAAGGTGTGTCGGACTCTATTCTGGTAGGAATCCGGACCCGGGGAATTTATCTTGCCCGTCGATTGGCGGAACGAATCCGGCAAATCGAAGGAGAGGAAGTGCCGGTGGGGGAACTGGACATTACTTTATACCGGGATGATCTCAGTGAAAAAGGAGCACAACCGGAAGTAAGGGACTCGGATATTCCCTTTGAGATCCAAGGAAAATCAGTGGTTTTGGTGGATGATGTCCTTTATACAGGTCGCACAGTCCGGGCGGCGATGGATGCCTTGATCGATCGGGGTCGCCCCAACACCATTCAGTTGGCGGTTCTGGTAGACAGAGGACACAGGGAATTACCAATTCGGGCTGATTATGTCGGGAAAAATGTTCCCACTTCCAAAAGTGAAATCATCGCTGTCATGGTATCGGAAATTGATCGTAACGACGGTGTTTTTTTACAAAAAACATAA
- a CDS encoding RluA family pseudouridine synthase, translated as MKDSFVHYSWQVDESETGERLDKYVTNKCRDWSRMTVQSWIKDEYIQVDGHPVKGNRRLKAGELVEVFVPPPETLTVEPEAISLDIAYEDSDVIVVNKPRGMVVHPAPGNPSGTLVNALLAHCDDLSGIGGVVRPGIVHRIDKDTSGLIMVAKNDVAHQSLADQLKQHEVERHYLTLVHGRISHLLGTIEAPIGRDPRNRKRMAVENRNGKHAVTHFQVVEHFKSATFVRCQLETGRTHQIRVHMKYIGHPVIGDPLYSSQYKKYPIQGQALHAQTLGFEHPRTGEKIHLEAPLPKDMENLLNQFHLSE; from the coding sequence TTGAAGGATTCCTTTGTTCACTACTCCTGGCAGGTGGATGAGTCAGAGACAGGGGAGAGACTGGATAAATACGTGACAAACAAATGTCGAGATTGGTCTCGTATGACCGTCCAGTCCTGGATTAAAGATGAATATATCCAAGTGGACGGTCATCCTGTGAAGGGGAACCGGCGACTGAAAGCAGGGGAGCTAGTGGAGGTGTTTGTTCCGCCGCCGGAAACCTTGACTGTTGAACCGGAAGCCATTTCTCTTGATATTGCTTATGAGGATTCCGATGTAATTGTGGTAAACAAACCCAGAGGGATGGTGGTTCATCCTGCACCGGGAAATCCATCAGGTACGTTGGTTAACGCATTGCTAGCCCACTGTGATGATCTGTCCGGAATCGGAGGAGTGGTCCGACCGGGGATTGTTCACCGGATTGATAAGGATACATCAGGTTTGATCATGGTTGCCAAAAACGATGTAGCGCATCAATCACTGGCAGATCAATTAAAGCAACATGAAGTGGAAAGACATTATCTAACCCTTGTTCACGGGCGGATTTCTCACCTCCTGGGCACCATAGAGGCACCCATCGGTCGTGATCCCCGTAACCGAAAGCGGATGGCAGTGGAAAACCGAAACGGTAAACATGCGGTTACTCATTTTCAGGTTGTGGAGCATTTCAAATCTGCCACTTTTGTCCGCTGTCAGCTGGAAACAGGGCGTACTCACCAAATTCGGGTTCACATGAAATACATTGGTCATCCTGTGATCGGTGACCCTCTATACAGTTCCCAATATAAAAAGTACCCCATTCAAGGTCAGGCCCTCCATGCCCAAACACTGGGATTTGAACATCCCCGTACAGGAGAAAAAATACACTTGGAAGCACCTCTCCCGAAAGATATGGAGAATCTGTTAAACCAATTTCATCTCTCTGAATAG
- the uraA gene encoding uracil permease produces the protein MKQTMILDVHEKPKSIQWIALSLQHLFAMFGATILVPLLTGLQPGVALLTSGLGTLAYLIITRGKIPAYVGSSFAFIVPIITVSHTQGLGEALFGCLTAGIIYGIVALVIWRFGAGWLHFLLPPVVIGSVVIVIGLALAGTAVDMASTHQVTVDMPKTVEGYQALPGSVESTDEHAGTVTLKVYSLKHFAVALATLAIAIITNLFFRGFLNLIPVLAGVVGGYTIAYFCGMVDLTPVKEAAWFALPHFTAPKVSWSATLLMVPIALVTMAEHVGHLMVTGGIMNRDLAKDPGLHRSILGDGVATAIASLLGGPPNTTYGENIGVMAITRIFSVYVIAGAAGLAISFSFIGKLSALISTIPSVVMGGVSILLFGVIASAGLRMLVEHQIDFSDKRNLVIASVVLVIGVGGAALKFAGIHFELEGMALAAIVGILLNLILPKTQLSIDPDENSPHVQGVH, from the coding sequence ATGAAACAGACAATGATTTTGGATGTACATGAAAAGCCCAAGTCGATTCAGTGGATCGCATTAAGCCTTCAGCACCTTTTTGCGATGTTTGGTGCAACGATTCTGGTTCCCCTGCTAACTGGCCTACAGCCAGGTGTGGCTCTTTTGACCAGCGGATTGGGAACCTTGGCTTACTTGATCATTACACGTGGAAAAATCCCTGCATATGTGGGATCATCCTTTGCATTTATTGTTCCGATTATAACAGTGTCCCATACCCAGGGGTTGGGGGAAGCGTTGTTTGGCTGTTTGACGGCGGGGATCATATACGGGATTGTGGCCCTGGTCATATGGCGCTTTGGAGCCGGTTGGTTACATTTTTTACTGCCACCTGTCGTAATTGGTTCCGTGGTGATCGTGATTGGATTGGCTTTGGCCGGAACTGCAGTGGATATGGCCAGTACCCATCAAGTGACGGTAGATATGCCGAAAACAGTGGAAGGGTATCAAGCTCTGCCGGGTAGTGTGGAAAGTACTGATGAACATGCCGGTACTGTTACGTTGAAAGTCTACTCCCTGAAACATTTTGCTGTCGCTTTGGCCACTTTGGCTATCGCCATTATTACCAATTTATTTTTCAGAGGCTTTCTCAATTTGATCCCGGTATTGGCAGGTGTGGTTGGGGGATACACGATTGCTTACTTCTGCGGAATGGTGGACCTGACTCCGGTTAAGGAAGCTGCCTGGTTTGCTTTGCCTCACTTTACGGCACCAAAAGTATCCTGGTCTGCGACCTTGCTGATGGTTCCGATTGCACTGGTTACCATGGCAGAACACGTTGGTCATTTGATGGTTACGGGTGGTATCATGAACCGAGATTTGGCCAAAGATCCTGGATTACATCGTTCCATTCTGGGTGATGGTGTTGCTACCGCCATTGCTTCCTTGTTAGGGGGTCCTCCCAACACGACATATGGTGAAAATATCGGAGTGATGGCGATTACTCGGATTTTCAGTGTATACGTTATTGCCGGAGCAGCAGGATTGGCAATTTCCTTCTCCTTTATCGGAAAGTTGTCTGCATTGATCTCCACCATCCCCTCTGTGGTCATGGGAGGTGTTTCCATCCTGCTTTTCGGAGTGATTGCCTCAGCAGGTCTTCGTATGTTGGTAGAGCATCAAATCGATTTCAGTGATAAGCGAAACTTGGTGATTGCTTCAGTGGTCTTGGTTATCGGTGTGGGAGGAGCGGCTCTGAAATTTGCCGGTATCCATTTTGAACTGGAAGGAATGGCTTTAGCGGCGATTGTGGGTATTCTGCTTAATTTGATCCTGCCAAAGACCCAACTGTCCATCGACCCAGACGAGAATTCCCCTCACGTTCAGGGTGTTCATTGA
- the lspA gene encoding signal peptidase II has protein sequence MRYYLTAIAVLLLDQVTKWIVLQKMSLYESIPLWDDVFYITSHRNRGAAFGILQEQQWLFIIVTLLVVAGIIIYLTRIGKEQPLMSWSLALILGGAVGNLIDRVRMGEVVDFLDFRLIHYPIFNIADSAIVIGVIIMVYLTLKSPDMDQDERFSKEVGDSR, from the coding sequence TTGCGATATTATCTGACGGCGATAGCCGTGTTATTGCTGGATCAAGTAACAAAGTGGATCGTCTTGCAAAAGATGAGTTTGTATGAGTCTATTCCTTTGTGGGACGATGTTTTTTATATTACCTCCCATCGGAACCGGGGAGCGGCTTTTGGGATTCTTCAAGAACAGCAATGGTTGTTCATTATCGTTACCTTGCTGGTGGTGGCGGGGATCATTATCTATTTGACCAGGATTGGAAAAGAACAGCCCCTGATGTCGTGGTCCCTGGCCTTGATTTTGGGAGGTGCGGTAGGGAATCTGATTGATCGGGTCCGGATGGGAGAAGTGGTGGATTTTTTAGATTTTCGTCTCATTCATTATCCGATTTTTAATATCGCTGACTCCGCCATTGTGATCGGAGTAATCATCATGGTTTACTTGACTCTGAAGTCCCCTGACATGGATCAGGATGAGCGTTTTTCCAAGGAAGTGGGGGACAGCCGTTGA